The window tgcttatataacgtcatcatctctttctgagaaaaacctaatcaatgacactcttgttaaatactttagataacctccgcattaataatgaaatgcacttcgtagaatttatggatcgtaagatttaaacgctagaaacaaaacaatatcctattagttggaattcacgaaaggccccgagcatacctgggaacgtgaagaccaaataaaacgaaaatatcctcacctgtttacaaacaacgccgactgatggcaacaactaaatttcgggacgaaatttctattaacagggggatactgtgacaacccgtaaattttcggcaaaatttaaacaaaaatctttatatgatttcatttaacctcgactaattctgacgattcacgaacaattatttgtaaataattacacattaatttgatatattaatattattattattaatatcctttttaaacaagatatcaataattaatatctttattattagtattgttattatgaataaaaaaaatattgacaaatattcttggaagagtagtaaatcaatttgtttatttaaaaaaaatatatatataaaaaaatccttaaaataaatgattttttaataaaataaataaataaattactttttaattaaaaattataatggaaaactacttttattattttattttgtgcattatcccatgacctaacatttaatacttttgaattttaaaatctcattaaaaattaaaatttttttttttaattattttattctttttacctaattttttcaagtataaatacccctcatttttcattcaaactcacaccaaaatttctctcattctctctttgaagaattactactagtaagtattcttttcttactttttactttttactttttactttttacttcggttaattattttttttaccgaaacatgtaaataatgttataaattatatgcaattaaaattaaaataaataacatgttataattagtaatatatgttactaaaaattataaaagtatttttatgaattaatatataggagttataattaaaatcgaattaatgaatatatatatatatgtatatacgcacctaacgtcaaggttataattaaagatagcgtacaaagactacaaacatcaccgctacttgtggcctaaggtgatccttgttaccattatgggatgcttgtggatctcgaatgccaagacttagattctggtcaagagatcctgggccgctcggtaacaatagatcattcgagtgacttgcatgttagcgacgaagtttgggcgagattgtacaacatctttgttaagaattataacccgaacattcttaaactagaagcttactataagtgaaagtttttcataaatagtaggtttccaaaaatagaaacttttgagaaataggaacttttctcaaaaaccgtcactgtcaatatagttgctatattaataaacatactttatgtcaagttagacattaactaatcaaacgttatacctcaaggttgatatccagatcacttacttgctttactttccttcttgcgtggaatacttcaactgctatttaatgtgagtttcatatgatcccttttactctttacatttttgggttgagaatacgtgcgcaacttttataactgttttacacgtatcaactattaaactgtgatatgttgggctatgaccagcaagtccccaaccgacaagtataaacgataacttgttacggggcaaacttaaaagtctagtctaaatacaagtaccaactattaaactgtgatatgttgggctatgaccagcaagtccccaaccgacaagtataaacgataacttgttacggggcaaacttgaaagtctagtctaaatatcagtaccaactattaaactatgctataccaggctatgtccgactaagtccctacagtgatattttaaattgctgcggcattcttaattattggggataggcctatcgggagtaacgtccccgatacatttgactaagtctttgtattacttgataatgaaattaaacgacaaggacagaacaacttatcaaggggcaaacaacgtttagtctaaatatcacgcactggcataactttttgatcctgcgggagatcaacttgactggatctgagtgatctacttttgaaaacaaatcttgtggtctaatactattactgaaatcattatttatgacaaacctatgaactcactcaacctcgtgttgactttttaagcatgtttattctcaggtacttaaatattgcttccgctgtatatctgctgctttgatgatgattgcttgccatgcttggagtcttcatgcattacttaccaattcatttaaaaatatttaatgtaatttatttatcttccgctgcaaaactcaataaatcgtctcatatagagtcgttctcgtttatacaactgtaatttgatataattagtcacaaataccccagaccctatttgggggtgtgacaatcaTATATAATAGCTTCAATCCCTTCTTGCTGTTATTACTTACTACCTGCAACAATGAAATTTACTATCTATGTTACACAAACGGTGACGGCCGGTCGGAGGAGCAAGTAACAGCGACCGGAAGAGGGACTGACGGCGAACGAAGGTCCGACTGACGGAGACCGGAGGAGCAAGTGACGACGATAGGAGGAGCAAGTGACGGCGTTACCATCCAAGGTTTTCGATCACGTTCGATTTTACAGATGATCGGTTTAGATGAattttgaagatgatgattaatttcGATTGTAGTTATTTTCAGTTTAATCAAGGTTTTTGTTGAGAATTATGTGGAGATTAAATGGGCACCTGCTGTGAAGATGAAATTATTTGAGGGTAAAAGGTGGAAATTAGATGGCCATATGGGGACAACACCCGTTTTTTACATTAACCAAACAGCTCTTCAGTATGATGGATTAAAAATTAAGTCAAAAGTAAACAAGGCTAGAGTGCTGACCGAATAATCCCTCTAGACCATTAAGCCCTATTAAGTTAAAAGTAAACCGGCCCTTCATTACCCATACAGCTGCGATATTCATAACTGGCtcaatgaaaaaaaataaataaataaacaaaaaagTAAACAGCCCTGAGCATTTTTCCTTGTTTTGATAACTAACCCTAAACTTGTGGTTTTTTAAGTCTTGAATTAAACTCGGAGGATTAAAAGCAACAATTAGTAATTCTACTTCTGTGTTCCAAAGCCTATGAGACCTTGGGCAGTCTTGCTGACCTGAGTGCCATTACCTTCATAGCCGACTACCTTACTCAAGAGAATAACACACCAACAACGTCTTCTTCATCCAAGTTTTTCAGAATATAacgaggtaattataaataaatttTCTCTTTCTTTCAAAATCCCTAAAACTCAATACGCATAGCACCTGTTTGATAAAAGTCCTCAATGAATAAATTCAAAATTTGAGTAAATCCTAATCTAAAACGATGGAATGTTGTTTAGCTTAAGACCCAAAGTTAATTTCAAGATATAGTTATGATTAGACTATAGATTGGGTGCAGAGAAACACTATTGTTAGTGGCTTATATAGATATACATTTGCTATATTTTGTGACTTTTAGTATTAGGAATGTTTTATGGGTTAATAAAATAATGTGTTGTTATCGAGAGGCTTAAAAGATACTGAGCATATCCAAATTCTAATGAATTGCAGTCATTTACTTTTTAGGGTTTATAATAAAAATGTACATGTGAATTATTGAATTGGAAGCCTGATGTTAGAGAATCCAAAAGTACTAGTTAACATTGTAGAATTAGCTTTGTTACAATAAAAGAAAATACATTTGATTTAATTTAAATGGCATTGGCAATGGGCCGCATTATCGAGGAGTAGTTATACCTTTAGACTAAGGTAAATGGTGCAAAAGGTATACAATTATACCAAATCTCTCATTTTCGGTCCTCACCTTTTATGAAGTTGAGCCCCCAAAAGGAACAATTTGGTTAAGTTGGGTACTTTTTTCAGGGGTGTGCATTAAACGGTTTCGACCACGAAACCGACCGAACCAAACTAATTTGGTTAAAGTGGGTTGGCTTatttggttttggtttggttttcTGGTTTCACCCGAAAATATTAATGGTTTCCGATttggatttggtttgtaaaatGATCATTTGGTTTTAAACCGAAATATACTACTACTATTTAtggtatatatattcaatattaaatatattaaatatttaatttattttatctaTATTGATATGGTCATGGTTGTAAAACTCGGCCAACTCGGCCGAGTAATCGGCGATTACTCAGTTGGAAGAACAAAACGAGTAATCGGTGTCTAACTCGTCCAATTactcggtcaacgccggtcaaacggTGGTCAACAATATCGGAAAACTCAGTGAAAAGATGAAGGAAAACAGGAGACGATTTGATGTGTTTGTTTGTTTAGAAAGAACGAATTGAAGGAACATACCTGTAATGTCTCGATTTCCATTCATGAAGACTCTTAAATAAATAATTTAGGGTTTGGTGAATGAGCTaaggttgaagaagaagaagggaaGATGTAGCGTTAGGTGAAGAATGATGCGGCTGATTGATTAGGGTTTCTAAAATAAcactcattttattattttttaatttacaTTTAAACCCCCTAAAGTTTAACTGTTATAGATTTTAACACCTTAAGTTtagtttttctttcttcttcattaTCAAATAGATACAAATCTAACCCCtccaattaaaacaaatatttatatGTAACTAAACTTtacatatttaacatatatatttataaaattttatatatttaacatatatatttataaaatgttTGTTTATAGctaataatatattgaaaatatttagttatattagaaaagtcaacaaaagtcaacatccgagtactcctccgagttctccccgagtagccgattactcctcaaaaacctccggctgagtactccccgagtcgcgagttttacaaccttggaTATGGTGTAAAATTGAAATCATGTACCTAATGTTTATCCATTACTCCATACTGTGAATTTTTTGTACCTAGAAACTTAGTTGCTACTGTTTTCGTTTTTATTTCTATGCTACTAATTTTTTATACGGTTCGTTGATATAGTTTAGATTGTAAATATATGTTATAGTGCATGCTTGACATTAAATATTGTATAAATTGTATACTTATAgtttaatcaataaaatatatttGCTTTTCTTAAAAAAACACTACACATTTTTTTATCAATGAGTTTTAATTTGGTTTAACTGAAACCGAACCATGTAAACCGATTTTTTATTTGGTTGGATTGGTTTGGTTTTGTCAAATTTGGTTCGGTTATTGGTTCTCAATGAGTTTTAATTTGGTTTAACCGAAACCGAATGgtaaatatatttacaataaaaTATATTTGCTTTTCTTAAAAAAACACTACACATTTTTTTATCAATGAGTTTTAAGAGTAGTTATACCCTTAGACTCAGGTAAATGGTGCAAAAGGTACACAACTATACCAAATCTCTCATTTTCGGTCCTCACCTTTTATGAAGTTGAGTCCCCAAAATGAACAATTTGGTTAAGTTGTGTAATTATTTGTGCCGTTTACCGTAGAAATGATATTGATGTGACAACCAAGTTATCGTATAAAAAAGTTCTTCGGGCTACTTTGCTTTGTCCTGTGACCATGCTTTACAGTTATACAGGAAAATTTTCATTTGAGTTATTAACTCTGGTTTTTTCTCTACAAGGCATTGAATCACGAGTTAATTCAATTTGAGCTAGTGCTTTTGTGGTGAAGTGAAAAAATGCTAGGCAGCCCTGGGCTTGAATCTGTTGTTGATCGTAAGTACATTGTTCTTCATCTCTTTTTGTTTGTTCTTGTTAATAcagtaataattaaaattaaaatgattTGAATACCAGCAGCGTGTACTTATTTGTGGAACTCTTTTTATTTAACTGTTTATCTCTGTTTTGCAGAACTCATTTGGGTTATCACAAATGACGGACGGAACATAGTGGTAGGCTCAATATACTTCATATTTTATCACTCTAGTACAGTCACCTGCCCATAATAATGGATTTTTACTATTTATCATTGCTTGCATTCAGGGATATTTGAAAGGTTTTGATCAAGCGACAAATATAATTCTGGATGAATCTCATGAAAGAGTTTATTCCACCAAGGTTTATTCTATTTCTATTAATGGTCTTTCTGAATTATGAAAACCATCTAATTTTTTTGAAAAATTAGCTGAACGAACAATGTTTAAATGCGCACCTGTCTCTTAACTTTCAGGAAGGGGTTCAACAACTTGTGTTGGGTCTCTACATCATAAGGGGTGATAACATGTATTGTTTCTTAAACCTCTATGTTTATGAATTAATGTTTGTTCATTTATAGCTTTGCCAATAGATCAATTAACGAATCAGTTTATATATCCAGAAGCGTTATTGGAGAACTAGATGAGGAGCTCGATGCAGGCTTGGATTTGTCTGAACTGAGAGCTCATCCCCTCAAGCCTATTATTCACTAATCAACCACATGGGATGCTTCTTAATTGAAAGTATGTGTTTTGGATAAAGTAAATGATTTATTAAAAAACACTACTAGATATACTAGTTCCTTATGTGTAACGCACGTGTATTCTGATCTTCATTATCTCTTTCTCAATCATGATCACTTTTTTAAGAGGTGACAATTTAGACATGTTTACTAAAAATGGGTCACTTGGGACGGGTCGAGTAGTTAAACTAGGAAATGGTCAAACGGGGGTTACACTTGGCCGTAGCTTGTCCTCAAATACATTAAACCTTTGATTAGTCAATGCCATGTTCCTGGCTTTGTTAACGTAACTTAGTTTAATAGTAAAAATACGTAGACTTTCACTCAAAAAATGTGTCATTGTCAATGCTTCTTGTTATagtttcatgatgatgatgatgataataatcctTGACTTTTTCTTAGTACGCACATCATACGTAAGTTATATGTAACTACCACTGCCTTAAATAAGAACTTGTCTTTGCTTGTAAAACACACTTGTGATTGCGTTCAAATTTGTAACTAAACAAAATTTTGATGCAAGTTCAATCGCTCATTCAATAAGATAATAAACATCTGTAAGAATTATTTcgtataataatcatactaataacctCTATTTAATTATTGAATGTCGCTTTTGAATCAGTCGCAAAATATTTGGTTAATATACAACAACAACATGTATAGGAGTGGTTAATATACAGTTCAATGTAATATGTTTATAGGAGTGGTTAAAGCTTATGAAAGCATAAATTGACCATTCTTTTGCATTATTTTATGTACATTAATGTGTTTCTTTTTTAAGAAAAAATAAACTGTTGGTAAACATCGTTCAACACAACTCTAAAATATAAAATCTATTGTTTAAACAAAAAACAGTCTTATTACTAAAATTTATgcatataataatagtattaatataatggtATGATAAAACAAtccaaaattataaaatgctaatgtaTGACAATCTAGAGAAGGGAGGAATACAATATCCTCCACTTTCTCTTCGATATCTAATCAAGAAGCAATAAAAATAGCAATacataataatgacaataaataattaATAGAATTAAAACTTAAACCTGAAACTACAACTACTATCCCTAATCCTAATAACATTATCAGCTGATAATGTATTCACATTCACATTACACCTCACCAATGGTTTCCATTTTGGCAACTTTAACTTACCAAGTTTAATACGAACCGGAACTTTAGCTCTTAAAACAAGAGGTACAGTTCCGGTTGTTTGTTGGGCTTGTAACGAATTCAATAAGCCCGTTGCATCTTGAGTTTGGCCCGTTAAAGGAACGTTTAGTATAGTTGTATTCTTTTGATCTTGATAGAATTTTGGCCATGATCCTTCACAAAGAACCGTGTTCATGTAGATCACGGTTAATTTTGATCCACCTTCATAGTATATACCAATTTTTGTGTTGGGATTTCGAGCTGTTATGTTGACGTTAAATTGAGCCGAAATAGAGTTATCATTATTGAGATTGAATTGAGTGATAGTCATGCCATCGACCGAGTATTTTGGTATTTTTGGATCAAATCCAAAGTACACAATTGCTGCTAAAATACCTATAATGATCACAAGTGTGAATAGCAAGCAAAATGTGCAACATATGCATCGACAGCACCAGTTTTTTCGTTTTGGTGGTTTTGAGTATTGAAGAGGGATTGTACGTTGGTGCGGTTGGTATGGTTCGGTTGGGTGACCATTTTCGGACCTAGATGAGCCCCGAGAGACTAATGGCTCGGTGGGTTTGTATTGTTTTTCGAGGTCGACGGTTTTCAGTTCGACAGGGTGGATTCTTTGATGATCCGCCATTGGAATGAGAAGATGATCTTGATCAAAAATAAAAAATGGTAGTAGTTTTATTATGTGATTTGGTTCAAAAAGCAAGCAAAGTAGGACACTTGCTTTTTTCTTCTTTAATGAATGAAACCTTTGTGTTATATAAGACTTGGAAGAATAAAAGAGTAGATATATTCAAGTGCAAGttttactaaaaataaaaattagtcatGAAATTTTAGTTTACAGTAGTTGTCCTTGTACTATGCACTATATAATAGTTTTAGTGAGTTAGAACTTCATGCTTGTACTCTAATTCTTTGTTATACTATATTAACCAACATATTTGATCCAATGTGACAAGACAAATTGCCTTCCTATGTCAATATGTTCGTTCCTAAAGCATCATACTTTCATACCGTTAAATAGCGATAGATTGATAGTCTACCACTCATAAACGTATTTGATACAGATTGTCTATTGCTTCATATTCACTAAGCAATGATTCAAATTAGTATTTGGTAACTTAATTTTATCAACATCACAACATGGCTAACTGAAAAGATGCAAAAGAAAATATGTAGGTACCATGTACCGACCCTTTCATTTTTAGCAATTTTTGCGGCTACACTTTGGTGGATTTAGTGGCTTAGAAACGACATTCTTTTTGCTAATAACAAGATTAGAAAGGAGGATGTGTTTGATCTTATTAGACTTTTTCCGTTTTATTGGCTTAAAAGTAGGAGTAAATTTTTTCCTTCTTGGAACTCTTGGTTATGTAACCCATTGTAATTTGTGTTTCTTTTCTAGCTCCTTGCTTTGTAAAAtcagccgttcaaaaaaaaaagagTTAGATTAGCACGTTTTCCCTATGTATTTTTTTGTCTGTTGCGTACTTTTTGTGATGTTTTGTAAGCGTCATCAAATTATGTGCTTAATTTTGGTACTTTGGACTAAACATGTCCGACTACATAATAGAGGGATTAGTTTTATAGTTTAGTGAAAGTACGAAGGTCAAAAGCATTTTTATTTGACTTTGTATTATGAAATGGTTGGACGGTCCCTTTCTTACTAGATTTTTATACACGGTTTGGCTTTAGTGTTTACATTTAAGCTTCCTTCCATAACCATTTTAGCAACACCGCATCTTGGGGTTGTACTGTACTACTGACGAAGATTGGTTGTATAATCAAGTAATGCGTGAGGGATTTTAGGTACAACCCCATTAAGAGTGGTATGATTGGGTGTTTTTTCGGTTAGCTACCCTTGAAGACTTGGTGCTATTTTTACACAACATATTTTAAATTATTGACGCGTagttgtattattttttattataaaaaactTAATGAAATTAACGTGTTTAATATTCATTATATGTGTGACATGTTATTAATCATCCTGAATATGATATTTGTTTATGATGTATGCCGTTTTAGTGTTGCACACATACGCTAACTTGTGTTCaacttaaataatacggagtactttTTTAACTTTATATTCAGTGACAGATTTAGAAATCATAGTTATTGGAAAAGAATTTATATTATTCAATACAATGTCAGATTCACAAAAATTTATTCTCGTGGATTGATGATTTAAGTGTGATTGCAGATTCAAAGAACAAAATTTTGGTGATCTTTGCGACCACGCTTTGGACTTTATGGAAGCTTCGGAATAGTGTTTTGTTTGGGCCTTCTCCTATCCGGAAAAATGAGCTCTTTGATTTCATTCGTGATATGTCATTAATTGGTATTGTAATAGAGGTCGCAAGCGTATTAGTTGGAACGTGTGGCTTCAAAAGCCGTTGTAAATCTGTATTCTTTTTTATCCCCTAGCGTATAGCTTGGGGTTATCTAATAAATATTTCTgctgtttcaaaaaaaaaaaaaaaaagtttatttgTACAGGGGCAAAAAACTTGCTAAATATTTTGGACATAAAAAGTTACTAGGCAATGTTAACCCATTAGTAAATTCTCAATATACATCAATTAATAACATAATAACCTTAAAAATCACACTCGTCGTTAAAATAATGTTCTCTCATATAAAAATTTAAGATATTAATTTATAAACTTAAGAGGAAATAACATTTTATTTTTCTAACTATTGATGTAGTCAAAACCTTTATTTTTTTATATGTTCACAAGTAAGAATAAAAATTAGAAAAGCGATAAAGAAGAACTAAATTcaattaatttatattatatataaaaattaatattaaagtcaaaatacaattattatttatatatatactttagcTATAAAGTACTTCGTAAAATATTACTCCCTATTAGAGTAATAGTTACCACTGTTGCAAAAgaccccgtctcgagccgttgcgacgcccgttgcgatGGTTTGttgactagcccgtcccgtctcgaagaaaacatctaatatgacagtcaacggtcaaaattcaggTCAAAGTTGAGAAAAAttgggtcaaagtcggtcaaaattcataaAGGTCAGAAACTCAGTAAAATCAGTCAAATTTGTTGTATTTTACTTTGAACTTTTTGTATTAAATTAATGCTGATAGTGATTATCGATACAAATTAAtcaattaaagtttttggctttaaaatacgtatacatatacatatatacatttatttatttatttattttttgaatgGCAAGTAGCAATTTTATTAAAACCTCTAGTAAGTCACTGGAGGCAAAAGAAAAATACAATGAGTAAGTTACAAAGGCATCAATAGCCAATTATTCCAATTCACATTATCTTTACTTCTATGAACTACTCATAGAAAATACGTACTTCGAAGCAAATCAAAAAGCTCTCCTTGTCTAATGTTCTCGTCCCCAAAGACTATACCGTTTCGAAAACACCAAATGAGCCATAAAAGAGCAGCAACAATAGAATATAAACGAATCTTGGAACGACTAGGCTTAGCCCTATTGTCAAACCAATGAATCCAATTACTCCAACTTGTAAACTCGGGAAGCCTAATGTTGCACCAGACTCTAATTCTCCTCCAAAAACTTTTCCCTAATTCGCAGCAAAAGAACAGATGCGACGATGA of the Rutidosis leptorrhynchoides isolate AG116_Rl617_1_P2 chromosome 5, CSIRO_AGI_Rlap_v1, whole genome shotgun sequence genome contains:
- the LOC139848341 gene encoding sm-like protein LSM8, encoding MLGSPGLESVVDQLIWVITNDGRNIVGYLKGFDQATNIILDESHERVYSTKEGVQQLVLGLYIIRGDNISVIGELDEELDAGLDLSELRAHPLKPIIH
- the LOC139850390 gene encoding NDR1/HIN1-like protein 6, which encodes MADHQRIHPVELKTVDLEKQYKPTEPLVSRGSSRSENGHPTEPYQPHQRTIPLQYSKPPKRKNWCCRCICCTFCLLFTLVIIIGILAAIVYFGFDPKIPKYSVDGMTITQFNLNNDNSISAQFNVNITARNPNTKIGIYYEGGSKLTVIYMNTVLCEGSWPKFYQDQKNTTILNVPLTGQTQDATGLLNSLQAQQTTGTVPLVLRAKVPVRIKLGKLKLPKWKPLVRCNVNVNTLSADNVIRIRDSSCSFRFKF